The following proteins are encoded in a genomic region of Sulfurimonas sp. HSL3-7:
- the dapB gene encoding 4-hydroxy-tetrahydrodipicolinate reductase: MIKAGVYGASGRVGRLLIEDLAKTEGIELSVIYIRKELNFPLQEGITVTNDLATFLQHCDIVIDFSLPEAAQLLFEEALKCPRPIVSGTTGFDEHQLNLLKTVSEQMPVLHATNMSLGVAMLSKLVNTAAKTLEGFDIEVVEMHHRHKKDAPSGTALTLAESAAAGRGLDLDRVRVSGRNGNIGERSEDEIAVMALRGGDIVGRHTVGFYNDGEFIELNHTATSRNTFSKGAIRAAQWLADKESGLYSIADCLEI, encoded by the coding sequence ATGATAAAAGCAGGTGTGTACGGAGCCAGCGGACGCGTTGGTCGTCTTCTCATTGAGGATCTTGCCAAAACAGAGGGGATTGAACTTAGTGTCATTTATATCCGTAAAGAACTTAACTTTCCGCTGCAGGAGGGGATAACGGTTACGAATGATCTGGCAACATTTTTACAACATTGTGACATTGTTATCGATTTTTCATTGCCGGAAGCGGCTCAGCTGCTTTTTGAAGAGGCTCTGAAATGCCCAAGACCGATCGTATCGGGGACAACAGGCTTCGATGAACACCAGCTTAACCTTCTTAAAACGGTGAGTGAACAGATGCCGGTACTGCATGCGACCAATATGTCACTGGGCGTGGCGATGTTGAGCAAACTGGTCAATACGGCGGCAAAGACGCTTGAAGGTTTTGATATCGAAGTCGTTGAGATGCATCACCGTCACAAAAAAGACGCACCAAGCGGGACGGCTTTGACCCTGGCAGAATCTGCAGCTGCAGGCCGCGGACTGGACCTTGACAGAGTCCGTGTCAGCGGACGTAACGGCAATATCGGTGAACGTTCCGAAGACGAGATCGCAGTGATGGCGCTGCGCGGCGGTGACATTGTCGGCCGCCATACGGTCGGATTTTATAACGACGGTGAGTTTATTGAACTCAACCACACGGCTACCAGTCGCAACACCTTTTCAAAAGGGGCGATACGCGCGGCACAATGGCTGGCCGATAAAGAGAGCGGGCTTTACAGTATCGCAGACTGTCTGGAAATTTAA